The genomic window GCGTAGATGACCGTGCAGATGCCCAGGGAGAAAAGGATGCCCCGGGGCAGGTTGCGGCCGGGATCCCTGCATTCCTCCGCCGTGGTGCTCACGGCGTCGAAGCCGATGAAGGCGAAGAAGATGATCGCGGCTCCCGCCTGGATCCCCTTGAATCCGTGGGGTGCGAAGGGGTGCCAGTTCTCCGGGTGCACGAAGCGGAAGCCGATGGCCACCACCGCCATGAGGATGGCCACCTTCACCACCACCATGACGGCGTTGGCGCGGGCGCTCTCCTTGATGCCCAGGTAGACCAGGTAGGTGACGAGCACCGTGATGACCACCGCCAGCAGGTTCATGGTGAAGGGGAAGCCGTGGACCAGGGGCGCCTCCCGGAGGACGTCCCAGTTGGCGAAGAAGGAGGCCCCGTCCAGGTGCCCCGCCCGGGCCTGGGCCAGGACCTCGAGTTTCCGGGACAGCGAAGCCGGCGGCGTCCCCTGGACCAGCGCCAGGGCGCTCCGGGGGTCCATGGCGAGCCAGCCCGGGATGCGGATGTGCAGGACGTTGGCCAGGAAGCTGCGCGCGTAGTCGCCCCAGGAGATGGCCACGGCCACGTTGCTGACGGCGTATTCGAGCAGGAGGTCCCAGCCGATGATCCAGGCCATGAGCTCGCCCATGGTGGCGAAGGCGTAGGTGTAGGCCGAGCCCGACACCGGGATCATGGACGCCAGCTCCGCGTAGGCCAGGGCCGTGAAACCGCAGCCCACGGCCACCAGGAGGATGCTGATGACCAGGGCGGGGCCCGCGGGCCAGCGCCCGTCGGCCAGGTTCCCGGCGGCGGCGGTGCCGATGCTGGAGAAGATGCCGGCGCCGATGATGGCGCCGATGCCGAACATGGTCAGGTCGAAGGTGCCGAGGTTCTTCTTGAGCTGGTGTTCCGGTTCATCCGCCTGGGCCCGGAGGGATTCGAGGGACTTCGAGCGGAAAAGTTTTTTCAGCATGGGGGGATATCCTGACGTCATTCTTGGATTGGGGTGGGCTGTGTTCATGGTAATGGGAAAGCGCTGCACTTGGGGACATACCTGAATGGACCTCTGGCGGGACAGGCGTCTGCGGCTCACCGTGACCCGGCTGGGCATCCAGTACCTCGTCGCCATGCTGGCCATGGGCGCGGCGGCGGTGAACACCGGCAACAACCTCCTGTACCTGGTCTTCTCGCTGATGCTGGGACTGTTCCTGGCCTCGGGCTGGGTGAGCCGCCGCGCCATCCAGGGGCTCCACCTGCGGTCCGTGGAGGAGGGCAACATCTTCGCCCGCGTGCGGGGCGGGATCCGGGTGCGGTTCCGGAACGACGCGCCCGCCCGCATGCGGGGCGTCGAGATCCACCTGGACATGGAGGACGCCCGGGTGGAACCGGGGTTCCTGGCCGGGGGCGAAGGGCAGGGAGATGCCGTGGCCACCCTCCACGTCAAGCCCGCCCGCCGGGGCTGGGCCGGGCTGCGCTCCGTGGAGTTCCGCACGGGCTTTCCCTTCGGGTTCCTGGAGAAGGCCTGGCGCTTCCCCCTGGAGCAGCGGATCCTCATCCTCCCCCACCCCCGCTCCCTGCCCCCGCGCCAGGACGCGGAAGGGGACCGGTCGCGGCCCCGGACCCGGCCGGGCTCGGCGAGCCCCGACGGGGCCAGGCCCTTCCGGGACCGGGATCCCCTGAGCCGGGTGCACTGGAAGCGAACCGCCCAGCGCGGGTCGCCCTGGGTGCGCACCTTCGAGGACGAGGAGTCCGCCGGGGTGCGGCTCCGGCTGGACCTGGGGGCCTGGGAGCCCGGCGGCGCCTTCGAAAGGGAGCTGGAAGTGCTCTCGGGCAGCATCCTCCAGGCCCGCCTGCAGCGGCGCCAGGTCCTGCTGGACCTCTCGGGCCTGGACGGGCGGGTGGAGCTGGAGGGCTACACCCGCTGCTGGCGGGCCCTGGCCCGGGCCCAGGCCGGAGGCCTGTGCAGGGGGCCGGAATCTGACTAGGATGAATTGACTATTCGCTTCGAGGTGGACATGTACTTCAACGACCCCCAGTCCCACGCGTGGGACGCCCTGGTGGAGGCGGCATGGAAGGCCTGGGAACATGCCCACGCCCCCTATTCCAGCTTCCACGTGGGCGCCGCGCTCCTCCGCGCCGGGGGCGGCATCGTCGCCGGCTGCAACGTGGAGAACGCGGCCTACCCGTCCTCGCTCTGCGCCGAGCGCACCGCCATCTGCGCCGCGGTCTCCCAGGGGATGAAGCCCGGGGAGATGTCGGCCCTGGTGGTGGTCACCGAGGCCTCCACCCTCACGCCGCCCTGCGGCGCCTGCCGCCAGGTGCTGGCCGAGTTCGCGGACGACCTGCCCATCCTGCTGGTGAACCGGCATCACCGGACCCTCCACAGCCTGGCCGACCTCCTTCCCCACGCTTTCACGGTGCGGAACCTCAACGCTTGATCCATCCTTGAGCCACCGGGAGTCCCTTCCGGTTCGAAATCCAGAGGCGCGCAATGGCCATTGACCGAGCCAAGATCCAGAAGCAGGCCGAGACCTTCATGGGCCAGGGCCGGCTCGATCGCGCCATTGATGAGTTCCTCAAGCTCATTGATGACAAGCCCGACGACTTCAACCTCATGAACCGGGTGGGGGACGCCTACCTGCAGGCCGGCAAGCTCCCCGAAGCCATCGAGATGTTCAAGCGGGCCGGCATGGGCTTCGAGCGGGGCGGCTTCAACGCCAAGGCCAGCGCCGTGTTCAAGAAGGCCCACCGCACGCAGCCCGACGACCTGGACATCTGCGAGCGCCTGGCCGAGCTCTACCGCCAGACCAACATGATCAAGGACGCCATCCAGATCCACATCGAGGTGGCGGAGTCCTTTACCAAGAAGGGCCTGCTCAAGCGCGCCCTGGAGGAATTCGCCAAGGTCGTGGACCTGGATCCCAAGAACCTGAAGAACAAGGTCAAGCTGGCCGATCTCTACAACAAGGAGGGCATGCGGGAGAAGGCCGCGGCCATCTACCTGGAGGTGGCCGAGGCCCTGGCCCTGGAGCAGATGCACGTGGAGGCCAGCCAGATCCTGGAGCGGGCCAAGACCATGGTCTCCACCCCCCAGGTGTTCCTCACCCAGTCCCGCCTCGCCGTCATCCAGAAGGACCTGCCCGCCGCCGCCGCCCACCTGCGGGAGGGCCTCGCCGCCAACCCCCGTTCCGCGGAACTCCTGGATGCGCTGGCCGAGGTGGAGCTGCAGTCCAAGGCCCCGGACCGGGCCCTGGAGGCCCTGTGCGAGGTGCCCCAGCTGCCCGAGAAGTCCCTGGCCCTGGCCGAGCGCGCCCTCCGGGAGATGGTGCGCGGCGGGAACGTGGTCGAGGCCCTGAAGCTCTTCAAGCCCATCGGGCGCGAATTCGGCCGCCGCGGCCTGGGCGAGGCCGCCGCCAAGGCGCTGCGGGGGGGCCTGCACGGCGCATTCAACGCCGAGGCCTGGATCCAGCTCGCCGACATCGCCCACCAGTCCGGGAACCGCGTCGAGCAGGTGGAGCACCTGCGCCGGGCCTACGCCTTCGCCCTGTCCAAGGAGGACGAGGAGGTGGCGGGCCAGCTCCGCGCCCAGCTCAACGGAATGGGCATCAAGGACCTGGACGAGACGCCGGCGGTGATGGCCTCCACCGCCCCGCCCTCGGCCACCTACGGCCCCGGCTCCGAAGCGCCCGCGGAGCACTCGGACGTGGACGTGGCCCGGCGCATGCAGATCCAGCAGCTGGAGCGGGATGCCGAGCACGCCCTGAAGAACCGCTTCATGGACCGGGCCCAGGAGACCTACAACCGGATCCTCGATCTGGACCCCGCCAACTACAACGCCATCGTGCGCATCGCCGAGATCCACCGGGGCACCGGCGTCCTGAGCAAGGTCCAGATGCACTACGTCAAGCAGGCCGAGAAGCTCGCGGAGCTGGGCCACAAGGCCCTGGCCGTGGAGCTGCTGGACCTGGCCGAGGCCATCTTCCCCGGCTCCACGCGGCTCTACAGGCGCAACCTCGGCCTCATGGAGGCCCAGCCCCGCCAGGCCGCGGCGCCCCCGCCCATCGCCCTGCCGGCCCCCGTGGAGGAGCTGCCGGTGCTGCCGATGGAGCTGGAGCCGATCCAGGAGCTCCCCGCCATCTCCCTGGACCTGGACCGGAGCCGCCCCGGCGTGCCCATGGTCCCCGAGCCCCTGCAGTCCATCGAGGCCCTGGAACTGCCGCCAGCCCCCGAGCCTTTCATGGAGGGCTTCGACATTCCCGCCTGGGAGGTCCTGGAACCGCCGCCCCAGGCTGTCGCCGCCACCACCGGGGCCTACCCCAGCCAGCCCGAGTACGAGTGGTCCGAGATCACCGCCGCCGGCGCCGAGGAGCTTCCGCCGCTGGAGCTGGAACCCCTGCCGTTCCCCACGGACCAGCCCGCCGCGGGTCCCGTGGAGGTGAGCGCGGACCTGGCCTCGACCCTCTCCGACATCGACTTCCAGCTGGACTACGGCAGCCCGGAGGAAGCCAAGATCGAGGTCGAGTGCGCCCTCCAGATCTACCCCAGGCACCCCGAACTGCTGTCCCGCCTGGACCAGGCCGAGACCGCCCTGCAGCGCCTGGGCAAGAAGCCCGGCGCGGGAAAGCTGTCCGAGGCCGATTTCGAGCACTCCTTCTTCGACCTCTCCGACGTGCTGGGCGACGCCCTCCTGGAATCCGGCGAAGGCGAGGAGATGCACGACGCCACCAACGTGGTGGAGAAGATCCAGAGCGTGGACGAACTGTTCAACGCCTTCCGGGAAGGCGTGGAGCAGCAGGTCAAGGGCGACGACTA from Geothrix sp. 21YS21S-2 includes these protein-coding regions:
- a CDS encoding amino acid permease, yielding MLKKLFRSKSLESLRAQADEPEHQLKKNLGTFDLTMFGIGAIIGAGIFSSIGTAAAGNLADGRWPAGPALVISILLVAVGCGFTALAYAELASMIPVSGSAYTYAFATMGELMAWIIGWDLLLEYAVSNVAVAISWGDYARSFLANVLHIRIPGWLAMDPRSALALVQGTPPASLSRKLEVLAQARAGHLDGASFFANWDVLREAPLVHGFPFTMNLLAVVITVLVTYLVYLGIKESARANAVMVVVKVAILMAVVAIGFRFVHPENWHPFAPHGFKGIQAGAAIIFFAFIGFDAVSTTAEECRDPGRNLPRGILFSLGICTVIYALVALVVTGMLKYTQLAGKADPLAYIFTQNHMAGVAGVISFGAVIATTAALLVYQVGQPRIFMAMSRDGLLGPWFGKLSPRHRTPSNATFLTGVLVAVPAALLNIDEVVELTNIGTLFAFSIVCGAVMILRLRRPEAPRRFRMPWIFVLAPAGILACVWVAWGLPWVTWVRFVVWLAIGLVIYFAYGQRNSVLHTGAEEA
- a CDS encoding DUF58 domain-containing protein, producing the protein MDLWRDRRLRLTVTRLGIQYLVAMLAMGAAAVNTGNNLLYLVFSLMLGLFLASGWVSRRAIQGLHLRSVEEGNIFARVRGGIRVRFRNDAPARMRGVEIHLDMEDARVEPGFLAGGEGQGDAVATLHVKPARRGWAGLRSVEFRTGFPFGFLEKAWRFPLEQRILILPHPRSLPPRQDAEGDRSRPRTRPGSASPDGARPFRDRDPLSRVHWKRTAQRGSPWVRTFEDEESAGVRLRLDLGAWEPGGAFERELEVLSGSILQARLQRRQVLLDLSGLDGRVELEGYTRCWRALARAQAGGLCRGPESD
- a CDS encoding cytidine deaminase; this encodes MTIRFEVDMYFNDPQSHAWDALVEAAWKAWEHAHAPYSSFHVGAALLRAGGGIVAGCNVENAAYPSSLCAERTAICAAVSQGMKPGEMSALVVVTEASTLTPPCGACRQVLAEFADDLPILLVNRHHRTLHSLADLLPHAFTVRNLNA
- a CDS encoding tetratricopeptide repeat protein; translation: MAIDRAKIQKQAETFMGQGRLDRAIDEFLKLIDDKPDDFNLMNRVGDAYLQAGKLPEAIEMFKRAGMGFERGGFNAKASAVFKKAHRTQPDDLDICERLAELYRQTNMIKDAIQIHIEVAESFTKKGLLKRALEEFAKVVDLDPKNLKNKVKLADLYNKEGMREKAAAIYLEVAEALALEQMHVEASQILERAKTMVSTPQVFLTQSRLAVIQKDLPAAAAHLREGLAANPRSAELLDALAEVELQSKAPDRALEALCEVPQLPEKSLALAERALREMVRGGNVVEALKLFKPIGREFGRRGLGEAAAKALRGGLHGAFNAEAWIQLADIAHQSGNRVEQVEHLRRAYAFALSKEDEEVAGQLRAQLNGMGIKDLDETPAVMASTAPPSATYGPGSEAPAEHSDVDVARRMQIQQLERDAEHALKNRFMDRAQETYNRILDLDPANYNAIVRIAEIHRGTGVLSKVQMHYVKQAEKLAELGHKALAVELLDLAEAIFPGSTRLYRRNLGLMEAQPRQAAAPPPIALPAPVEELPVLPMELEPIQELPAISLDLDRSRPGVPMVPEPLQSIEALELPPAPEPFMEGFDIPAWEVLEPPPQAVAATTGAYPSQPEYEWSEITAAGAEELPPLELEPLPFPTDQPAAGPVEVSADLASTLSDIDFQLDYGSPEEAKIEVECALQIYPRHPELLSRLDQAETALQRLGKKPGAGKLSEADFEHSFFDLSDVLGDALLESGEGEEMHDATNVVEKIQSVDELFNAFREGVEQQVKGDDYDTHYNLGIAYKEMLLLDPAIEEFKKAMRDPERTLECCSMLSICEQAQNNPEAAVAWLRQGIEAPGFPPEDAMGLHYDLGLILLEQGRRDEALEEFRIVAGQDPDYRDVARMMQ